In the genome of Telluria mixta, the window ACGAGAAGTTCGACGCAGCCTATGCCCTGTTCGAGACGGCGCAGCAAGCCCCGGAAAGCGAGGCGGAACGCCAGCACCTGCTGCGCCTCGGCCCGCGCCTGGCACGCAAGCTGGGCCACCCGAAGGGCCCGCCGCGCCGGGCGACGCCGGTCGCGCGGCTCGACCTGAACCTGCCGCTGCCGGGTGGAGAATGGCGCGTCGAAGGCGTCGTGCTGGCGCATCTGGCGCGCGACGACGCACCGGTCTTCTACGTCGAAAACACGCTGGCCAACACGCTGTTCGGGCTGTTGTGCTGGCGCGCCATCTTCGCGGCCATTCCAGGCGCCTTCTTCCACCCGTTCCACCGCGGCCCGGCCGACCTGTTCGCGGCCGACTTCTACCGGCGCCGCAAGGACGATTTCAACGCCTGCCTCGCACTGCTGGACGACGGCCGCCACCGTGCCGCCATGCTCGCGACGTACGAAGAGAAGGCGGGCCTGCAATCGCCGTTCGTCGCCTGGGACTGGCTCGACCGCGACATCATCGAACTGGCGCTGGACTGCATCCCGGCCGCGCACCTGAAACTGTGGTTCCGCCGCATCCTGCAGGACGTGAAGGAAAACCGCACGGGCTTCCCCGACCTGATCCAGTTCTGGCCCGGCGAGCAGCGTTACAACATGATCGAGGTGAAGGGTCCGGGCGACCGCCTGCAGGACAACCAGCTGCGCTGGATCGATTACTGCGCCGAGCACGGCATGCCGATCACGGTGTGCTATCTGCAATGGGAACAAGCGGCGGCATGAGTGACGCGGAAAACAGCGCGCGCTACGTCGTATCCGTGCGTGCCCTGTGCGAGTTCACGGCCAAGCAGGGCGACCTCGACCTGCGCTTCACGCCGTCGCCCACGGCGCAGGAAGGTATCGCGGGTCATGCCGTCGTGGCATCCCGCCGCGACGACAACTACCGCAGCGAAGTGACGCTCGCGGGCGATTGGGGCCCGCTGCACGTGCGTGGACGGGCCGATGGCTACGACCCCGACCGCAACCTGATCGAAGAGGTCAAGACGTACCGCGGCCAGTTCGCGCGCATTCCGGACAACCACCTGCGTCTGGCCTGGGCCCAGTTGCGTGTCTACGGGCACCTGATGTGCGAGGAACTCGGCATGGACGACGTCAACCTGGCGCTCGTCTACTTCGACATCGGCACCCAGCAGGAGACCGTGCTGCGCGAAACCCGCACCCGCGCCGATCTCGCCGCGCTGTTCGAAGACCAGTGCCGCCGCTTCGTCGCCTGGGCCGAGCGGGAACTCGCGCACCGCGGCGCGCGAGACGCCGCGTTGACGGCGCTGCGCTTTCCGCATGCCAATTTCCGTCCCGGCCAGCGCCAGCTCGCGGAAGCCATCTTCCGCGCGAATTCGGGCAAGCGCTGCCTGCTCGCCCAGGCCCCGACCGGCATCGGCAAGACCGTCGGCACCCTGTTCCCGGTGCTGAAGGCGGCCCCGGGACAGGGTCTCGACAAGGTGTTCTTCCTGGCCGCCAAGACGCCGGGACGCCAGCTCGCGCTGGACGCGGCGGCAACACTCAAATCCGGCGGCACGCTGCCATTGCGCGTGCTCGAACTGAGCGCGCGCGACAAGGCCTGCGAGCACCCGGACAAAGCCTGCCATGGCGATTCCTGCCCGCTCGCCCAGGGCTTCTACGACCGCCTGCCGGCCGCGCGCGAAGCGGCGGCGAATGCGGACATGCTCGACCGCGCCACGTTGCGCGAAATCGGCCTCGCGCACGACGTCTGTCCGTACTACCTGGGCAGCGAGATGGTACGCTGGAGCGACGTCGTCGTGGGCGACTACAACTACTGGTTCGACGGCGGCGCGATGCTGTACGCGCTGGCGCTGGAGCGCGGCTGGAAGGTCAGCGTGCTGGCTGACGAGGCGCACAACCTGGTGTCCCGGGCACGGTCGATGTACACGGCGACGCTGCAACGCGCGGACCTGCGCGCGGCACGGGCCATCGCCCCGCCTGCGCTGCACAAGGCACTCGACAAAGTGAAACGCGCGTGGACGGACGTGAGCAAGTCCGCGCCCCTGCCCTACCAGGTGCTGGACGGCCTGCCCGACAAATTCCTGAACGCGCTGCAGGGCGCGGCCAGCGCCATCACGGAGCACATGGCTGCGTTTCCGGTCCCGTTGGATCCCGAGCTGCAGGATTTTTATTTCGGCGCGCTGCAGTTCGGTCGCCTCGCGGAATCGTTCGGCGAGCACTCGCTGTTCGACGTCACGCGCGAGGACGAACGCAACACGACGCTCTGCATCCGCAACGTCGTCCCCGCCCCGTTCCTCGGTCCGCGCTTCGCATACGCCCATTCGACGACGCTGTTTTCCGCAACCCTGAGTCCCTGGCATTATTTCGCCGACCTGCTCGGCATGCCGGCGGACACAGCGTGGATCGACGTCGATTCGCCGTTCACCGCGAGCCAGCTGGACGTGCACGTCGCGCACGGCATCTCCACCCGCTACCAGGCGCGCGGCAGCTCGCTCGCGCCGATCGCGACCCTGATGGCGGACCAGTACCACGAGAAGCCCGGCAACTACCTCGCGTTCTTTTCCAGCTTCGAC includes:
- a CDS encoding ATP-dependent DNA helicase, which codes for MSDAENSARYVVSVRALCEFTAKQGDLDLRFTPSPTAQEGIAGHAVVASRRDDNYRSEVTLAGDWGPLHVRGRADGYDPDRNLIEEVKTYRGQFARIPDNHLRLAWAQLRVYGHLMCEELGMDDVNLALVYFDIGTQQETVLRETRTRADLAALFEDQCRRFVAWAERELAHRGARDAALTALRFPHANFRPGQRQLAEAIFRANSGKRCLLAQAPTGIGKTVGTLFPVLKAAPGQGLDKVFFLAAKTPGRQLALDAAATLKSGGTLPLRVLELSARDKACEHPDKACHGDSCPLAQGFYDRLPAAREAAANADMLDRATLREIGLAHDVCPYYLGSEMVRWSDVVVGDYNYWFDGGAMLYALALERGWKVSVLADEAHNLVSRARSMYTATLQRADLRAARAIAPPALHKALDKVKRAWTDVSKSAPLPYQVLDGLPDKFLNALQGAASAITEHMAAFPVPLDPELQDFYFGALQFGRLAESFGEHSLFDVTREDERNTTLCIRNVVPAPFLGPRFAYAHSTTLFSATLSPWHYFADLLGMPADTAWIDVDSPFTASQLDVHVAHGISTRYQARGSSLAPIATLMADQYHEKPGNYLAFFSSFDYLQQVADRFERDHPGIPVWRQARRMSEPERADFLARFVAGGRGIGFAVLGGSFGEGVDLPGERLIGAFVATLGLPQLNPVNEQLRQRMQAMFGAGYDYTYLYPGMQKVVQAAGRVIRTEQDRGVVWLIDDRFARPEVQALLPAWWHVEKAA